The following proteins are encoded in a genomic region of Chelmon rostratus isolate fCheRos1 chromosome 3, fCheRos1.pri, whole genome shotgun sequence:
- the htt gene encoding huntingtin isoform X2, producing the protein MATMEKLMKAFESLKSFQQQQGPPTAEELVQRQKKEQATTKKDRVTHCLTICENIVAQSLRTSPEFQKLLGIAMEMFLLCSDDSESDVRMVADECLNKIIKALMDSNLPRLQLELYKEIKKNGASRSLRAALWRFAELAHLIRPQKCRPYLVNLLPCLARITKRQEETVQETLAAAMPKIMAALGHFANDGEIKVLLKSFVANLKSSSPTIRRTAASSAVSVCQHSRRTSYFYTWLLNVLLGLLVPVDEEHPSHLILGVLLTLRYLMPLLQQQVNTTSLKGSFGVMRKEADVQPTPEQLLQVYELTLHYTQHWDHNVVTAALELLQQMFRTPPPELLHMLITAGSIQHATVFRQDTESRARSGSILELIGKMLSGEEEGLEDDAERTEVTTGSFTASVVGADASSAAQVDIITEQPRSSQHTLQPGDSVDLSASSEQGGGGTSASDTPESPNDNEEEMLSRSSSGGANITPETADYTTPENATPEGGPLGDGGALLGTNDRSLPPSDSSQTTTEGPDSAVTPSDVAELVLDGSESQYSGMQIGTLQDEEDEGAAPSSQEEPPEPFLQSALALSKPHLFEGRGHNRQGSDSSVDRFILKDEPAEPEPDNKPSRIKGPIGHYTDQGVEPLVHCVRLLAASFLLTGQKNGLTPDKEVRVSVKALAVSCVGAAAALHPEAFFNSLYLEPLDGIPLEEQQYISDVLGLIDHGDPQIRGATAILCGAIIQAALTKTRYNIHTWLASVQSATGNPLSLVDLVPLLQKTLKDESSVTCKMTCSAVRHCIMTVCSSTLSELGLQLVINLLALRDSSYWLVRTELLETLAEMDFRLVNFLERKTETLHKGDHHYTGRLRLQERVLNDVVIQLLGDDDPRVRHVAASAVSRLVSRLFYDCDQGQVDPVVAIARDQSSVYLQLLMHETQPPSQFTVSTITRTYRGFNLSNTVADVTLENNLSRVVTAVSHAFTSSTSRALTFGCCEALCLLALNFPVCTWSTGWHCGYISSSSSFSSRSSLNRSRGRALSVSQPSSAPASSATSSSIPDAERRTLTVGMANMVLSLLSSAWFPLDLSAHQDALLLSGNLLSAVAPKCMRNPWAGEEEGSSGSSNTSGSTNKMEEPWAGLSERALVAMVEQLFSHLLKVLNICAHVLDDTPPGPAVKATLPSLSNTPSLSPIRRKGKEKDAAEPSAAPMSPKKGNEVNTGRPADSTGSTAINKSTTLGSFYHLPPYLKLYDVLKATHANFKVTLDLHSSQEKFGGFLRATLDVLSQLLELATLHDISKCVEEILGYLKSCFSREPTMATVCVQQLLKTLFGTNLASQYEGVLSGPSRSQGKALRLGSSSLRPGLYHYCFMAPYTHFTQALADASLRNMVQAEQEQDTSGWFDVMQKASNQLRSNIANATRHRGDKNAIHNHIRLFEPLVIKALKQYTTSTSVALQRQVLDLLAQLVQLRVNYCLLDSDQVFIGFVLKQFEYIEVGQFRDSEAIIPNIFFFLVLLSYERYHSKQIISIPKIIQLCDGIMASGRKAVTHAIPALQPIVHDLFVLRGSNKADAGKELDTQKEVVVSMLLRLVQHHQVLEMFILVLQQCHKENEDKWKRLSRQIADVILPMIAKHQMHLDSPEALGVLNTLFETVAPSSLRPVDMLLKSMFTTPVTMASVATVQLWVSGILAVLRVLVSQSTEDIVLSRVHELSLSPHLLSCHTIRRLHQQNPSPHDPPTADTLGHQEPNGEAQKALPEETFARFLLQLVGVLLDDISSRQVKVDITEQQHTFYCQQLGTLLMCLIHVFKSGMFRRITAAASRLLKGESGGGQTGTEAGLFYPLEGLNSMVQCLITTHPSLVLLWCQVLLIINYTNYSWWAEVHQTPRGHSLSCTKLLSPHSSGEGDEDKPETRLAMVNREIVRRGALILFCDYVCQNLHDSEHLTWLIVNHVRDLINLSHEPPVQDFISAVHRNSAASGLFIQAIQSRCDNLTTPTMLKKTLQCLEGIHLSQSGSLLMLYVDKLLSTPFRVLARMVDTLACRRVEMLLAETLQNSVAQLPVEELDRIQEYLQTSGLAQRHQRFYSLLDRFRATVADTSSPTPPVTSHPLDGDPPPAPELVIADKEWYVALVKSQCCLRGDVSLLETTELLTKLPPADLFNIMSCKEFNLSLLCPCLSMGVQRLARGQGSLLLETALQVTLEQLTGVTGSLPVPHQSFLPPSQPQPYWDQVADVYGEPGFYPRVLSLCRALSQYLLSVSQLPSSLHIPSDKEHLITTFTCTATEVLVWRLLQDHLPLSVDLQWALSCLCLALQQPCVWNKLSTPEYTTHTCSLIYCLRLIIAAVAVSPGDQLLYPEKKKTKAERDAEGDQVDSAHANHMFEWQACEIMAELVEGLQSVLALGHHRNSAFPAFLTPTLRNIVISLSRLPLVNSYTRVPPLVWKLGWSPQPGGEYGTTLPEIPVDFLQEKDVFREFLYRINTLGWSSRTQFEETWATLLGVLVTQPITMDQEEETQQEEDLERTQLNVLAVQAITSLVLSAMTLPTAGNPAVSCLEQQPRNKSLKALETRFGRKLAVIRGEVEREIQALVSKRDNVHTHHPYHAWDPVPSLSAASAGTLISHEKLLLQINTEREMGNMDYKLGQVSIHSVWLGNNITPLREEEWGEDEEDEADTPAPTSPPVSPINSRKHRAGVDIHSCSQFLLELYSQWLIPGSPSNRRTPTILISEVVRSLLAVSDLFTERNQFDMMFSTLMELQKLHPPEDEILNQYLVPAICKAAAVLGMDKAIAEPVCRLLETTLRSTHLPSRMGALHGVLYVLECDLLDDTAKQLIPTVSEYLLSNLRAIAHCVNLHNQQHVLVMCAVAFYMMENYPLDVGAEFMAGIIQLCGVMVSASEDSTPSVIYHCVLRGLERLLLSEQLSRVDGEALVKLSVDRVNMPSPHRAMAALGLMLTCMYTAVLASGSDVTGVRGQVDSGSAVAEAVGVTAGHVGFSSGKEKASPASRPTHSDPQAPDSESIIVAMERVSVLFDRIRKGLPSEARVVSRILPQFLDDFFPPQDVMNKVIGEFLSNQQPYPQFMATVVYKVFQTLHATGQSSMVRDWVLLSLSNFTQRTPVAMAMWSLSCFFVSASTSQWISALLPHVISRMGSSEVVDVNLFCLVAMDFYRHQIDEELDRRAFQSVFETVASPGSPYYQLLGCLQSIHQDTSL; encoded by the exons ATGGCCACCATGGAGAAACTGATGAAGGCCTTTGAGTCTCTGAAGTCAttccagcagcaacagggaCCACCGACCGCCGAGGAGCTTGTCCAGAGGCA GAAAAAGGAACAGGCTACCACAAAGAAAGACAGGGTCACCCACTGCCTGACaatatgtgaaaatattgtggCTCAGTCTCTGAG AACGTCTCCAGAGTTTCAGAAACTGCTCGGCATCGCCATGGAGATGTTCCTGCTCTGCAGTGATGACAGCGAATCAGATGTCCGCATGGTAGCAGACGAGTGCCTGAATAAAATCATCAAA GCATTGATGGACTCAAACCTGCCTAGACTCCAGCTGGAGCTgtacaaagaaattaaaaag AACGGTGCCTCTCGGAGTCTGAGGGCAGCTTTGTGGAGATTTGCTGAGCTTGCCCACCTCATCAGACCACAGAAATGCAG ACCCTACCTGGTCAACCTGTTACCATGCCTCGCCAGAATCACCAAGCGGCAGGAAGAGACTGTACAGGAGACGCTGGCTGCCGCAATGCCCAAGATCATGGCTGCCTTGGGACACTTCGCCAATGATGGCGAGATCAAG GTGTTGCTGAAGTCATTTGTGGCCAACCTGAAGTCCAGCTCTCCCACCATCAGACGGACAGCAGCCAGCTCGGCCGTCAGCGTGTGCCAACACTCCAGACGCACCAGCTACTTCTACACCTGGCTCCTTAATGTGCTGCTGG GTCTACTTGTTCCAGTGGATGAGGAGCACCCCAGTCATCTAATTCTGGGGGTGCTGTTAACCCTTCGCTACCTGatgcctctgctgcagcaacaagTCAACACCACCAGCCTCAAAGGAAGCTTCGGAGTCATGAGGAAGGAGGCTGACGTACAGCCAACACCTGAACAACTGCTACAG gTGTACGAGCTGACCCTACACTACACCCAGCACTGGGATCACAATGTGGTCACAGCGGCTCtggagctcctgcagcagatgtTCAGGACTCCCCCACCGGAGCTTCTGCACATGCTCATCACTGCCGGCAGCATCCAACACGCCACTGTGTTTCGCCAGGACACTGAGAGCCGCGCACGCTCTGGCAGCATCCTGGAGCTCATTG GTAAAATGCTTtctggggaggaagaggggttGGAGGATGATGCTGAGAGAACAGAGGTCACCACTGGTTCCTTCACAG CGTCAGTGGTTGGCGCAGACGCTTCCTCCGCTGCCCAGGTGGACATCATCACTGAGCAGCCACGCTCCTCCCAGCATACCCTGCAGCCGGGCGACTCCGTGGACCTCAGCGCCTCCTCGgagcagggtggaggtgggACATCTGCGTCAGACACTCCAGAGTCACCCAATGACAACGAAGAGGAAATGCTGAGTCGGAGCTCCAGCGGCGGGGCCAATATTACTCCAGAGACGGCTGACTATACCACGCCAGAGAATGCCACGCCAGAGGGAGGGCCCCTAGGAGATGGCGGGGCTCTGCTTGGCACTAATGATCGCTCACTTCCACCAAGCGACTCCTCCCAGACCACCACAGAGGGACCAGACTCAGCTGTCACCCCTTCGGACGTAGCAGAACTG gTGCTGGATGGCAGTGAGAGCCAGTACTCTGGGATGCAGATTGGAACACTAcaggatgaagaagatgaaggagcaGCACCTTCCTCCCAAGAGGAACCCCCAGAACCATTCCTGCAGTCGGCACTGG CTCTCAGCAAGCCTCATCTCTTTGAAGGCCGAGGTCACAACCGACAGGGTTCAGACAGCAGTGTGGACCGCTTCATACTGAAGGACGAACCTGCTGAACCAGAACCTGACAACAAG CCATCACGGATAAAGGGTCCAATTGGACATTACACAGACCAGGGGGTGGAGCCCCTGGTGCACTGTGTACGGCTTCTTGCTGCTTCCTTCCTGTTGACAGGACAAAAGAACG GTCTGACCCCTGACAAGGAGGTGCGAGTGAGCGTGAAGGCTCTGGCGGTCAGCTGCGTTGGGGCAGCAGCGGCCCTGCATCCTGAAGCCTTCTTTAATTCCCTCTACCTGGAGCCGCTGGACGGCATTCCGCTAGAAG AGCAGCAGTATATCAGTGACGTGCTGGGCCTCATTGACCATGGGGACCCTCAGATCAGAGGGGCCACAGCTATCCTCTGTGGAGCCATCATACAGGCAGCACTCACCAAAACACGTTACAACATACACACCTGGCTGGCCAGTGTGCAGAGTGCAACag GTAACCCTCTGTCCCTGGTGGACTTGGTGCCTTTGCTCCAGAAAACTCTGAAAGATGAATCCTCTGTCACCTGCAAGATGACTTGCTCAGCAGTGAGG CACTGCATCATGACGGTCTGCAGCAGCACCCTGAGTGAGCTCGGTCTTCAGTTGGTGATAAACCTGCTTGCTCTGAGGGACTCCTCCTATTGGCTTGTTCGTACTGAGCTCTTGGAGACCCTGGCTGAGATGGACTTCCG GTTAGTTAATTTCCtggaaagaaaaactgagactTTACACAAAGGGGATCATCACTACACTGGA CGACTTCGGCTTCAGGAACGTGTCCTGAATGATGTGGTCATCCAGTTGTTGGGAGACGATGACCCCAGAGTCCGGCATGTGGCAGCCTCTGCTGTCAGCAG GCTGGTTTCCAGGTTGTTCTATGACTGTGACCAGGGTCAGGTGGACCCAGTAGTGGCTATTGCCCGGGACCAGAGTTCAGTGTACCTGCAGCTGTTGATGCATGAGACACAACCCCCCTCCCAGTTCACAGTCAGCACAATCACTag GACGTACAGAGGCTTCAACTTGTCCAACACTGTGGCTGATGTTACTCTAGAGAACAACTTGTCCAGAGTTGTTACTGCCGTCTCCCATGCTTTCACCTCCTCTACCTCCAGAGCCTTGACT TTTGGCTGCTGTGAGGCATTGTGCCTCCTGGCTTTAAATTTTCCAGTGTGCACTTGGAGCACAGGCTGGCACTGCGGCTATATTAGCTCCAGTAGCAGCTTTTCTTCCCGCTCTAGTCTGAACCGCAGCAGGGGCAGGGCCCTCAG TGTGTCACAGCCCAGCAGCGCCCCAGCCTCTTCAGCCACCTCCTCATCCATACCAGATGCTGAGCGGAGGACTTTGACAGTGGGAATGGCCAACATGGTCCTCTCCTtactctcctctgcttggtttcCACTGGATCTCTCTGCACACCAGGATGCACTTTTACTTTCTGGCAATCTGCTCTCTG CTGTGGCTCCTAAATGCATGCGGAACCCCTgggctggagaggaagagggcagCAGTGGCAGCTCGAACACCAGTGGAAGCACAAATAAGATGGAGGAACCCTGGGCAGGGCTGTCGGAGCGCGCCCTGGTGGCCATGGTGGAGCAGCTTTTCTCCCACCTGCTGAAGGTCCTCAACATCTGTGCCCATGTGCTGGATGACACACCACCTGGACCAGCAGTTAAG GCCACCCTCCCCTCCCTAAGCAACACCCCATCCCTCAGTCCCATCCGAAGAAAAGGCAAGGAGAAGGATGCTGCTGAGCCCAGCGCAGCCCCTATGAGCCCAAAGAAAGGCAATGAGGTCAACACAG GAAGGCCGGCAGACAGCACAGGGTCAACAGCCATAAACAAATCTACCACCCTTGGCAGCTTCTACCACCTCCCACCCTACCTCAAGCTCTACGATGTCCTCAAAGCTACGCATGCCAACTTCAAG GTGACGCTGGACCTCCACAGTAGCCAAGAGAAATTTGGAGGCTTCCTGCGTGCCACTCTAGATGTTCTGTCTCAGCTCCTGGAGCTGGCCACACTACATGACATCAGCAAG tgcGTGGAGGAAATCTTGGGCTACTTGAAGTCCTGCTTCTCCAGAGAACCAACCATGGCTACTGTTTGTGTACAACAG CTGTTGAAGACCCTGTTTGGCACCAACCTGGCCTCCCAGTACGAGGGTGTACTGAGTGGACCCAGTCGTTCTCAGGGCAAGGCTCTCCGTCTTGGTTCATCCAGCCTGCGACCAGGCCTCTACCACTACTGCTTCATGGCGCCGTACACTCACTTCACTCAAGCCCTTGCCGATGCTAGTCTCCGTAACATGGTGCAGGCGGAACAGGAGCAGGACACTTCTGG ATGGTTTGATGTAATGCAAAAAGCTTCGAACCAGCTAAGGTCCAACATTGCAAATGCAACACGCCACAGAGGAGACAAG AATGCCATCCACAACCACATTCGTCTGTTTGAGCCCCTGGTAATCAAAGCTTTGAAGCAGTACACCACCAGCACCTCTGTGGCCCTGCAGAGACAAGTACTGGACCTGCTCGCCCAACTCGTGCAGCTCAGAGTTAACTACTGCCTCCTGGACTCAGATCAg gtgttcATAGGCTTTGTCCTGAAGCAGTTTGAGTACATTGAAGTGGGACAGTTCAG AGATTCAGAGGCCATCATTCCCaacatctttttcttcctgGTGCTGCTGTCTTATGAGCGTTACCACTCCAAGCAGATAATCAGCATTCCCAAGATCATCCAGCTGTGTGACGGCATCATGGCGAGCGGCAGGAAAGCTGTTACACACG CCATCCCAGCCCTACAGCCAATAGTCCACGACCTGTTTGTACTGAGGGGCTCAAACAAAGCAGATGCAGGCAAAGAGCTGGATACACAGAAAGAAGTGGTGGTTTCCATGCTGCTCAGACTTGTGCAACACCATCAG gtgttgGAGATGTTCATCCTTGTACTTCAGCAGTGTCACAAAGAGAATGAGGACAAGTGGAAGAGATTGTCCAGACAGATTGCTGACGTCATACTTCCCATGATTGCCAAGCACCAG ATGCACCTGGACTCTCCGGAGGCGTTGGGTGTGTTGAACACTCTGTTTGAGACTGTGGCACCGTCTTCTCTCAGACCTGTAGACATGCTGCTTAAGAGCATGTTCACCACTCCGGTCACCATG gcATCAGTAGCTACAGTCCAGCTGTGGGTGTCCGGCATCCTGGCTGTGCTCAGGGTACTCGTCTCGCAGTCCACTGAGGACATTGTCCTGTCCCGGGTCCATGAACTCTCGCTTTCCCCGCATCTCCTGTCCTGCCACACAATCCGTCGCCTCCATCAGCAGAACCCCTCCCCACATGACCCAcccactgctgacacactcgGTCACCAGGAACCTAATGGTGAGGCACAAAAAGCCCTGCCTGAGGAAACCTTTGCAAG GTTCCTGCTCCAGCTGGTAGGAGTGTTGCTGGATGACATTTCTTCCAGACAGGTTAAGGTGGACattacagagcagcagcacacctTCTACTGCCAGCAGCTGGGCACACTGCTCATGTGTCTCATTCATGTCTTTAAAAGTG GAATGTTTCGCAGGATCACGGCTGCAGCTAGCCGTCTACTGAAGGGTGAGAGCGGAGGTGGACAGACTGGCACAGAGGCTGGCCTGTTTTACCCTTTAGAGGGTCTGAACAGCATGGTGCAGTGCCTGATCACCACCCACCCCTCCCTGGTACTGCTGTGGTGCCAGGTTCTCCTCATCATCAACTACACCAACTACTCCTGGTGGGCTGAGGTGCACCAGACACCCAG GGGACACAGCCTCTCATGCACAAAGCTGCTGAGCCCTCACTCCTCAGGGGAAGGAGACGAGGACAAGCCTGAGACTCGGTTAGCCATGGTCAACAGAGAGATCGTGCGCAGGGGAGCCCTCATCCTCTTCTGTGATTATGTG TGTCAGAACCTCCATGACTCGGAGCATCTGACCTGGCTGATTGTCAACCACGTGCGTGACCTCATTAACCTTTCCCATGAGCCTCCAGTGCAGGATTTCATCAGCGCTGTGCACCGCAACTCAGCTGCCAGCGGCCTCTTCATCCAGGCCATCCAGTCCCGCTGTGACAACCTCACTACT CCTACCATGTTGAAGAAGACCCTGCAGTGTTTGGAAGGCATCCATCTGAGTCAGTCCGGCTCCCTGCTGATGCTGTATGTGGACAAGCTGCTCAGTACACCCTTCAGGGTTCTGGCTCGCATGGTGGACACACTGGCGTGTCGCAGGGTAGAGATGCTGCTGGCTGAGACGCTACAG AACAGTGTAGCTCAGCTGCCTGTGGAGGAACTGGACAGGATCCAGGAATACCTCCAGACCAGTGGCCTGGCTCAGAG GCATCAGAGGTTCTACTCCCTGCTGGACAGGTTCAGAGCCACTGTTGCCGACACCAGCAGCCCCACACCTCCTGTGACATCACACCCCTTGGATGGGGATCCACCACCTGCCCCTGAGCTGGTCATTGCAGATAAG gAGTGGTATGTGGCTCTAGTGAAGTCTCAGTGTTGTCTTCGTGGAGATGTTTCCCTATTGGAGACGACGGAACTCCTCACCAAACTACCTCCGGCTGACCTCTTCAACATCATGAGCTGCAAG GAGTTCAACCTAAGCCTGCTGTGTCCATGCCTGAGCATGGGGGTGCAGCGGTTAGCACGGGGTCAGGGGTCGCTCTTGTTGGAGACGGCCTTACAGGTGACCCTAGAGCAGCTCACAGGAGTCACTGGGTCGCTTCCTGTGCCACACCAGTCCTTCCTGCCGCCCTCCCAGCCGCAGCCCTACTGGGACCAAGTAGCTGATGTGTATG GCGAGCCAGGTTTCTACCCCAGGGTTCTGTCGCTCTGCAGAGCTCTGTCCCAGTACCTACTGAGTGTGAGCCAGCTGCCTTCCTCACTTCATATCCCCTCTGACAAGGAACACCTCATCACCACTTTCACCTGCACCGCCACTGAG GTGTTGGTGTGGCGTCTCCTCCAGGACCACTTACCCCTAAGTGTGGACCTGCAGTGGGCTCTGTCCTGCCTGTGTCTGGCCCTGCAGCAGCCTTGCGTCTGGAACAAGCTCTCCACCCCGGagtacaccacacacacctgctcccTCATATACTGCCTTCGCCTCATTATTGCTGCAG TGGCTGTGAGTCCTGGTGACCAGCTTCTTTatccagagaagaaaaagacaaaggcagagagagatgccGAAGGAGACCAAGTGGACTCTGCACATGCCAACC ATATGTTCGAGTGGCAAGCATGTGAGATCATGGCAGAGCTGGTGGAAGGCTTGCAGAGCGTCCTCGCCCTGGGTCACCATAGAAACAGTGCATTCCCCGCTTTCCTCACACCAACCTTGCGCAACATCGTCATCAGTCTGTCTCGACTGCCTCTGGTCAACAGCTACACCAGAGTACCTCCACTG gtttggAAACTGGGCTGGTCCCCTCAGCCAGGAGGAGAGTACGGCACAACGCTGCCTGAGATCCCTGTGGACTTCTTGCAGGAAAAGGATGTCTTCAGAGAGTTTCTCTACCGCATCAACACACTGG GCTGGAGCAGCAGGACTCAGTTTGAGGAGACCTGGGCCACTCTGCTGGGGGTGCTGGTCACCCAACCCATCACTAtggaccaggaggaggagacgcagcaggag GAGGACTTGGAGCGGACCCAGTTGAATGTGTTAGCAGTACAGGCCATCACCAGCCTGGTGCTGAGTGCCATGACCTTGCCTACTGCTGGCAACcctgcagtcagctgtctgGAACAGCAGCCCCGCAACAAGAGCCTCAAAGCCCTGGAAACAAG GTTTGGAAGGAAACTTGCAGTGATCAGGGGAGAAGTGGAGAGAGAAATTCAGGCTCTTGTGTCAAAGAGAGACAATGTCCATACACACCACCCGTACCACGCCTGGGACCCTGTGCCCTCGTTGTCTGCAGCATCAGCTG GCACGCTGATCAGCcatgaaaagctgctgcttcagatcaacacagagagggagatgggcAACATGGACTACAAACTGGGACAG gtCTCTATCCACTCAGTGTGGCTAGGTAACAACATCACCccactgagagaggaagaatggggcgaggatgaagaggatgaggcaGACACTCCAGCACCCACCTCCCCACCCGTATCTCCTATCAACTCTAG GAAGCATCGTGCAGGTGTGGACATTCATTCGTGTTCCCAGTTTCTCCTGGAGCTCTACAGCCAGTGGCTCATCCCGGGCTCCCCGAGTAACAGGAGGACCCCGACCATACTCATCAGTGAAGTGGTCCGATCG CTGCTGGCGGTGTCGGACCTGTTCACAGAGAGGAACCAGTTTGACATGATGTTCTCCACCCTGATGGAACTGCAGAAGCTCCACCCGCCAGAAGATGAGATCCTCAATCAATACCTGGTGCCTGCCATCTGCAAGGCCGCTGCCGTGCTGGGCATG GACAAAGCAATAGCGGAGCCTGTTTGTCGCCTGTTGGAGACGACCCTGCGCAGCACCCACCTCCCCAGCCGGATGGGGGCTCTGCATGGAGTGCTGTATGTGTTGGAGTGTGACTTGCTGGATGACACAGCCAAACAGCTCATCCCCACCGTCTCTGAGTACCTGCTGTCCAACCTCAGGGCTATTGCTCA ctgtgtgaaccTACATAACCAGCAGCATGTGTTGGTTATGTGTGCGGTGGCCTTCTACATGATGGAGAACTACCCTCTGGATGTAGGAGCTGAGTTTATGGCTGGAATTATACAG TTGTGTGGCGTGATGGTGTCAGCCAGCGAGGACTCCACTCCCTCCGTCATCTATCACTGTGTGCTGCGCGGTCTGGAGCGCCTCTTGCTCTCGGAGCAGTTGTCACGCGTAGATGGAGAAGCACTGGTCAAACTCAGCGTGGACCGAGTCAACATGCCATCGCCACACAGGGCCATGGCTGCTTTGGGCCTCATGCTCACCTGCATGTACACTG CGGTGCTTGCGTCGGGTTCAGACGTGACAGGGGTTAGAGGTCAGGTTGACTCGGGCTCTGCCGTAGCAGAGGCGGTGGGCGTCACGGCGGGTCATGTTGGTTTCTCCTCAGGCAAGGAGAAAGCCAGCCCTGCCAGTCGCCCCACCCACTCTGACCCTCAGGCCCCAGACAGCGAATCGATCATTGTTGCCATGGAGAGGGTCTCTGTGCTGTTcgacag GATCCGGAAAGGTTTACCCAGCGAGGCTCGGGTTGTGTCCAGGATTCTGCCGCAGTTTCTGGATGACTTCTTCCCGCCACAGGACGTCATGAACAAGGTCATCGGAGAGTTCCTGTCCAATCAGCAACCTTACCCACAATTCATGGCCACTGTTGTCTACAAG GTTTTCCAGACACTCCACGCCACAGGCCAGTCTTCCATGGTGCGAGACTGGGTGCTGTTATCCTTGTCCAATTTCACTCAGAGGACGCCAGTGGCCATGGCCATGTGGAGCCtttcctgtttctttgtctctgcttcCACCTCGCAGTGGATCTCAGCCCT ACTGCCACACGTCATCAGCCGAATGGGCTCCAGTGAGGTGGTGGACGTCAACCTGTTCTGCCTGGTGGCCATGGATTTCTACCGGCACCAGATTGACGAGGAGCTGGACCGCAGGGCTTTCCAGTCCGTCTTTGAGACTGTGGCCTCGCCAGGCAGCCCTTATTACCAGCTGCTAGGCTGTCTGCAGTCAATCCACCAGGACACATCACTCTGA